Proteins from a genomic interval of Trichoderma breve strain T069 chromosome 2, whole genome shotgun sequence:
- a CDS encoding alpha/beta hydrolase fold domain-containing protein, with translation MSAQNVSLPFDEWRSIRVKTADTSLFARYDGTGPAVLLLHGCPQHSLMWHKVGPLLSSKYTVIAPDLPGMGQSTLSESGNYTSASAAEAIIALLDFLRIEKVAVFGYDKGASVGSVLAWKYADRVASLSVGEYALPAYGHEVFQNPDPSRNLYGHWHLALFTVPEAAEFLIRGREKEFLNWYFWHSAYAAGALISPDHVERYAASLGKPGYLRAMTEFLNGNIWREMEYFKPLRETPIQVPVNVLWGEASGVSDEINQSLWGPTAVSVKTVYVPKAGHWLADENPKWLAAFIDKNAANAGIKPSVVDLSYLDDQLTMI, from the exons ATGTCTGCGCAAAACGTATCTCTGCCGTTTGACGAATGGCGTTCAATTCGAGTCAAGACGGCGGACACAAGCCTTTTCGCCCGCTATGATGGCACAGGCCCGGCCGTTCTGCTCTTACACGGATGTCCACAACATTCC CTCATGTGGCACAAAGTAGGCCCACTACTTTCGTCCAAATATACCGTCATCGCCCCCGACCTGCCTGGCATGGGCCAGTCAACGCTGAGTGAATCGGGCAACTATACTTCGGCGTCGGCCGCAGAAGCTATTATTGCACTGTTGGATTTCTTGCGTATCGAGAAAGTGGCCGTATTCGGTTACGACAAAGGTGCTTCTGTGGGATCTGTTCTCGCATGGAAGTACGCGGACCGCGTGGCATCCCTGAGCGTGGGAGAATACGCCCTCCCAGCCTACGGACACGAAGTTTTCCAAAATCCAGACCCTTCGAGAAACCTATACGGACACTGGCACCTGGCCCTCTTTACCGTCCCTGAAGCAGCCGAGTTCCTCATCCGCGGACGCGAAAAGGAATTCCTCAATTGGTATTTCTGGCATAGCGCCTATGCGGCTGGCGCTCTCATATCTCCTGATCATGTCGAGCGTTACGCTGCATCCTTGGGAAAGCCAGGATATTTGCGTGCTATGACCGAGTTCCTCAACGGAAATATCTGGCGCGAGATGGAGTATTTCAAGCCGCTCAGAGAAACTCCTATTCAGGTTCCCGTGAATGTGCTTTGGGGAGAAGCCAGTGGGGTTTCTGATGAGATTAACCAGAGCCTATGGGGACCGACAGCAGTTTCTGTCAAGACGGTCTATGTGCCAAAGGCCGGACATTGGTTAG CGGACGAAAACCCAAAGTGGTTGGCAGCTTTCATCGATAAAAATGCTGCTAACGCTGGTATTAAGCCCTCCGTCGTCGATCTGAGCTACTTGGATGATCAACTCACGATGATCTGA
- a CDS encoding major facilitator superfamily domain-containing protein — MGAPETAAISSDTDVQSQQVQPQPTEKDRENIQVDESVEFQHSWRLWCVFIVLCLLSFISAIDATIVTTSLPTITRDIGGSQEYVWVVNSFLFTSTVPQPLFGQISDIFGRRNPMIVAIALFGLGSGLAGGAQNPGMLIAARTIQGLGSGGLYVLSDIIVCDMVPPRHRGPYLSAILSTAAIGTTIGPIIGGALALKNWRWIFWLNLPAAAIGLLAIVLILNVKYTRSPSWRHALSRVDFLGNIIFVPSMVSIFFGLIMGGTRGYPWSSWKIIASPVCREPSMPPRLFKHRTSSGGFIIIFLGAIILQAINYFLPVYFQGVKGATPLMSGVYFLAFALAIMPFGGMAGFFMSKTGLYIPLHWLGFALSAIGVGLFSTLDESSSRAAWIGYQVLASGGTGIIFTATLPSTLAALPESDVAVATGTYSFVRSFGLVWGATMASIAFNGQINTHAASISDQEIRNLLIDGGAYAYAAVQNGGIAELPDPTRSQVIAVYVKALRVVWWIVTAISGLGFLATFIEKHVELRKSHSTEYGLSEEDSARDGRQTLVPDARERV; from the exons ATGGGCGCCCCAGAAACAGCTGCAATATCGTCAGATACAGATGTACAATCTCAACAAGTTCAACCACAGCCAACAGAAAAAGATCGCGAAAACATTCAGGTTGATGAGTCGGTGGAATTCCAGCACTCGTGGAGACTGTGGTGTGTCTTTATTGTTCTTTGTCTACTATCATTCATCTCTGCCATTGATGCCACCATCGTCACCACTTCGCTGCCAACAATCACACGCGACATTGGCGGCAGCCAAGAATATGTTTGGGTCGTCAACTCATTCCTCTTCACGTCCACAGTTCCGCAGCCGCTTTTTGGCCAGATCTCGGACATCTTTGGCCGTCGAAATCCCATGATTGTCGCCATTgcccttttcggccttggTAGTGGgcttgctggtggtgctcaAAATCCTGGGATGCTCATAGCAGCTCGAACCATACAAGGCCTTGGTTCAGGCGGATTGTATGTACTTTCGGATATAATTGTATGCGACATGGTTCCTCCTCGTCACCGTGGCCCCTACCTGAGCGCCATCCTCTCGACGGCAGCTATCGGGACGACTATTGGGCCCATCATCGGCGGCGCACTGGCGCTGAAGAATTGGAGATGGATATTTTGGCTTAATCTACCAGCCGCAGCCATAGGATTGCTCGCTATTGTCCTTATCCTCAACGTCAAGTATACGCGCAGTCCGTCGTGGCGCCATGCCCTTTCTCGGGTTGACTTCCTGGGCAACATCATCTTTGTGCCATCCATGGTTAGCATATTCTTTGGTCTAATTATGGGCGGCACTCGTGGGTACCCTTGGAGTTCTTGGAAGATCATC GCCTCGCCAGTTTGTCGAGAACCAAGCATGCCCCCTCGACTGTTTAAACACCGCACATCATCCGGGGGGTTCATTATCATTTTTCTGGGAGCAATTATACTCCAGGCTATCAACTATTTCTTGCCTGTCTACTTTCAAGGAGTCAAGGGAGCCACGCCACTGATGTCAGGAGTTTATTTCCTAGCTTTTGCTCTGGCTATCATGCCTTTTGGCGGCATGGCCGGATTTTTCATGTCCAAGACCGGCCTTTATATACCTCTACATTGGTTGGGCTTTGCCCTCAGCGCCATCGGTGTCGGATTGTTCTCAACTTTGGATGAATCTTCTAGTCGAGCAGCGTGGATTGGCTACCAAGTCCTTGCTTCAGGTGGTACTGGAATTATCTTTACAGCCACGCTACCATCAACACTGGCAGCGCTCCCCGAGTCAGACGTGGCTGTTGCTACCGGCACCTATTCATTTGTGCGTTCATTCGGGCTGGTTTGGGGCGCTACTATGGCATCAATTGCCTTCAACGGCCAAATAAATACACATGCCGCTTCCATAAGTGACCAGGAAATACGCAACTTGCTTATAGACGGAGGTGCATACGCATATGCTGCTGTACAAAATGGCGGTATAGCCGAATTGCCAGACCCTACCCGAAGCCAGGTTATCGCCGTCTATGTGAAAGCTTTGAGAGTCGTGTGGTGGATTGTTACGGCTATCTCAGGCCTAGGCTTTTTAGCCACCTTTATTGAGAAACATGTTGAGCTTCGTAAGAGTCACTCGACAGAGTATGGGCTCTCAGAGGAGGATAGTGCAAGGGATGGGCGTCAGACTTTAGTTCCAGACGCAAGGGAAAGAGTATGA
- a CDS encoding cytochrome p450 domain-containing protein encodes MEDLLRLWVALAGLGVYLSLRTVYRLYFHPLAHIPGPKLTACSHVYEFYYNVIRPGQFLFKIEEMHKQYGPIVRINPREVHVCDPDFYDEIYASSSRRRDKDPKYVPTYALPGCMVAAVSHEQHRFRRGILKDFFSRRSVAELSDSVNERVQKLMTRLEVARNNQTIISLDDAFSALTSDIVTAYCCGKDWDFIEDENFRSDVRNAAENAIEFTHISRFVPWLVYAMSALSPQMMAKVMPGKAKLFEFLEAFLEYGKNEAYVGKRKTMVATLADPSIPEKERDYYRLRDETFGLLAAGTETTARVLTAASFYLANDPRVRETLQAELKQAMPTLDSRPTWAELEQLPYLSAFINECLRLAYGITARLPRVAPTEALQYKEYTIPPGTPVSSSTYFIHGNASVFPEPATFRPERWIEAAERGDNLKRYLVTFNRGTRGCIGINLAYLELFLTVAHFARRFNLELHDTVQEDLRIVRDMTMGLTRRGGIKVYARLLPVE; translated from the exons atggAGGACTTGCTTCGCCTCTGGGTCGCCCTCGCGGGCCTCGGCGTGTATCTCAGTCTTAGGACTGTATATCGCCTCTATTTCCATCCGTTGGCTCATATCCCTGGCCCTAAGCTGACAGCATGCTCGCACGTATACGAATTTTATTACAATGTCATTCGTCCAGGCCAGTTTTTGTTTAAGATTGAGGAGATGCACAAACAATATG GTCCCATAGTGCGCATCAACCCAAGGGAAGTTCATGTTTGTGATCCGGACTTTTACGACGAAATCTATGCCTCGAGCAGTCGCAGGCGAGACAAGGATCCAAAATACGTCCCTACATATGCCTTGCCCGGATGCATGGTGGCGGCCGTGAGCCACGAGCAGCATCGCTTCCGACGGGGCATTCTCAAGGACTTCTTTTCTCGACGATCTGTCGCGGAACTGTCCGACTCTGTCAATGAGCGGGTGCAGAAGCTCATGACTCGTCTGGAGGTGGCCCGAAATAACCAGACCATTATATCTCTTGATGATGCCTTCTCAGCGCTGACATCCGACATCGTCACAGCATACTGCTGCGGTAAAGATTGGGACTTCATTGAGGATGAAAACTTCCGCAGTGACGTCCGCAATGCTGCTGAGAATGCCATTGAGTTTACACACATCTCCCGCTTTGTTCCCTGGCTGGTGTACGCAATGAGTGCCCTCTCTCCACAAATGATGGCAAAGGTTATGCCGGGTAAGGCAAAGCTTTTCGAGTTTCTCGAGGCCTTCTTGGAGTATGGAAAGAATGAGGCATACgtgggaaagagaaagacaatGGTAGCCACTTTGGCGGACCCAAGTATTCcggaaaaagagagagactaCTATCGGCTGAGAGACGAGACATTTGGCCTCCTCGCTGCTGGCACAGAAACCACCGCGCGAGTGCTCACTGCCGCTTCCTTTTACCTGGCCAACGACCCTAGAGTGCGCGAGACACTGCAGGCAGAGCTCAAGCAGGCGATGCCCACGCTGGACAGCAGGCCGACATGGGCTGAGCTTGAACAGTTGCCCTATTTG AGTGCCTTTATCAACGAATGCTTGCGGTTGGCTTATGGAATAACTGCACGCCTTCCACGGGTCGCGCCGACAGAAGCTCTGCAGTACAAGGAATACACAATTCCCCCGGGA ACCCCCGTCAGCAGTTCCACATACTTTATCCACGGCAACGCGTCCGTCTTTCCAGAACCGGCCACGTTCCGCCCCGAGAGATGGATCGAGGCAGCGGAAAGAGGAGACAACCTCAAGAGATATCTGGTTACATTTAACCGAGGGACCAGAGGttgcattggcatcaa TCTTGCCTACCTCGAATTGTTCCTCACAGTTGCCCATTTCGCCCGTCGGTTCAACCTGGAGTTGCACGATACGGTGCAGGAGGACTTGCGCATTGTCCGGGACATGACCATGGGCCTGACCAGGCGAGGAGGCATCAAGGTCTACGCCAGACTGTTGCCGGTTGAATGA
- a CDS encoding cytochrome p450 domain-containing protein: MIQEEYDKSNGSPFWIQAPENRYLVVSSWDHIKEIDAAPEDVLSLQAAAKEILQPRYTMQNFNWFDKKGVDGTPLVRTLRTLLTNHLPDILPDARRSMSALFDGILESHSMVNGSYTTPLFPMVIEAIALTNAAAFFGKGLACNKVFMSAAMNFIEQTLITAEVVRVLPSAIAPFIGNLLAKKLGAGKLIYDALIPIAEERLEEKARKSLGQPVPEHHDCVQWVMECSPRSKPWSADRIVHELMALWFGSVHITSTTVCFALHHLCIHSEYIEPLRNEIESIGWANFEKSGGKAFPLLDSFMKESARVNPVESVSSRRMALKPFELSDGSRIEPGEWICTAPRGMMADARYYADPQKFQGFRFVDPDLLDKKLSGISGDGVPQETPSKFTDITDWQLWGTGRSACPGRFYATAVMKTLLALFITKYDMQLEDPKAARYFAWRTFIYPFASTKVVLRPRSAV; encoded by the exons ATGATCCAAGAGGAATATGACAAA TCTAATGGATCTCCATTTTGGATCCAAGCTCCCGAGAATCGCTATTTGGTAGTGTCATCATGGGATCATATCAAAGAGATCGATGCAGCTCCGGAAGATGTTCTGTCCCTTCAGGCCGCAGCCAAAGAGATCTTGCAGCCACGATACACAATGCAAAACTTCAATTGGTTTGATAAGAAGGGTGTAGATGGAACGCCACTCGTGAGGACACTTAGAACGCTACTCACGAACCACCTCCCTGATATCTTACCTGATGCTCGGCGGTCTATGTCTGCACTCTTCGATGGTATCCTTGAGTCACACTCGATGGTAAACG GATCGTACACAACTCCGCTATTCCCCATGGTGATTGAGGCTATCGCACTCACAAATGCAGCTGCTTTCTTCGGAAAGGGCCTAG CTTGTAACAAAGTGTTCATGAGCGCCGCCATGAATTTCATCGAGCAGACGCTTATAACAGCAGAAGTCGTACGAGTGCTTCCCAGCGCCATCGCACC CTTCATTGGAAACCTTCTAGCAAAAAAGCTAGGCGCTGGTAAACTTATTTACGATGCATTAATACCTATTGCGGAGGAACGGCTGGAAGAGAAAGCGCGAAAAAGTCTTGGACAACCCGTTCCTGAGCAT CATGACTGCGTCCAATGGGTTATGGAATGTTCGCCTCGATCAAAACCCTGGTCTGCAGACCGAATAGTTCATGAGTTAATGGCGCTATGGTTTGGGTCAGTTCATATAACATCAACG ACTGTTTGCTTCgcacttcatcatctttgtatTCACTCCGAGTATATTGAGCCCTTGCGAAACGAAATTGAAAGCATCGGGTGGGCAAATTTCGAAAAATCGGGAGGTAAAGCTTTTCCACTgcttgacagcttcatgaAGGAATCTGCCCGAGTGAATCCGGTAGAGTCGG TGAGCTCTCGTCGCATGGCTCTGAAACCATTCGAGCTATCTGACGGCTCCAGAATCGAGCCTGGCGAATGGATCTGTACAGCTCCTCGAGGCATGATGGCAGATGCACGCTATTATGCGGATCCGCAAAAGTTCCAAGGCTTTCGCTTTGTTGATCCGGATTTGCTCGACAAGAAGCTTTCTGGAATCTCTGGCGATGGCGTTCCACAAGAAACGCCATCCAAATTTACCGACATTACCGACTGGCAGCTTTGGGGTACAGGGCGTTCGGCGTG CCCTGGTCGGTTTTACGCGACCGCTGTCATGAAGACTCTCCTTGCATTGTTCATTACCAAGTACGACATGCAGCTCGAAGATCCCAAGGCTGCCCGATACTTTGCATGGCGCACCTTTATTTATCCCTTTGCAAGCACTAAGGTTGTACTCCGCCCTCGTTCTGCTGTGtaa
- a CDS encoding methyltransferase domain-containing protein, which yields MGTSGNNGGDNPNRNSLLDLKNFQFTFDVSNFIEPDSPSGLVDDGSMSLSESVRDYPHEFGRTYHAYRAGSYAYPNDIPEQERLAFQGPIIKNLFEGRLYFAPLSPAKPPQFILDVATGVGDWAIEMGDLFPSSEVVGIDLSPIQPDMVPPNVKFYVDDARETWDYTDKFGYIHTRLTAGSWGNFQKEVAEQAFQTLEPGGWLESQEVEAVFACDDGTLDPAGPMCTWLHEMRVAAEDFQRPAILGSTLKEVFESVGFVDVQQLIFKMPMNPWPKDERLKEIGRMWGENFSQGLNGFSVQLMNKVFGRTPAEIELSLVKIREELADPRVHAYMPVFVVWGRKPFVGEQSNTMMT from the exons ATGGGAACCTCCGGAAACAATGGGGGTGATAACCCCAATCGAAACTCTCTGCTCGACCTCAAGAACTTTCAGTTCACCTTTGACGTCTCCAATTTTATTGAGCCCGAT TCACCGTCGGGACTAGT AGACGACGGCTCCATGTCGCTGTCCGAGAGCGTGAGAGACTATCCACACGAGTTTGGCCGCACCTATCACGCATACCGAGCAGGAT CATATGCCTACCCCAACGATATTCCTGAACAGGAACGACTTGCGTTCCAGGGCCCCATTATCAAGAACCTCTTCGAGGGCAGGCTGTACTTTGCCCCGCTCTCGCCGGCGAAGCCTCCGCAGTTCATCCTCGATGTCGCCACGGGTGTTGGCGATTGGGCCATCGAGATGGGCGACCTATTCCCCTCGTCCGAGGTTGTCGGCATAGACCTCTCGCCGATCCAGCCCGACATGGTGCCTCCAAACGTCAAGTTTTATGTCGACGACGC aagagagacatgGGACTACACGGACAAGTTTGGCTACATACATACCCGGCTCACTGCGGGCAGCTGGGGCAATTTCCAGAAAGAAGTCGCCGAGCAGGCCTTCCAAACCCTCGAGCCCGGCGGTTGGTTGGAGTCCCAGGAGGTCGAGGCCGTCTTCGCATGTGACGACGGCACGCTGGACCCAGCCGGGCCAATGTGCACTTGGCTCCACGAGATGCGAGTCGCCGCCGAGGACTTCCAGCGCCCTGCCATCCTGGGCTCCACCCTCAAGGAGGTATTCGAGAGCGTCGGCTTCGTTGACGTGCAACAGCTcatcttcaagatgcccaTGAACCCGTGGCCCAAGGACGAGCGCCTCAAGGAGATTGGACGCATGTGGGGAGAGAACTTTTCGCAGGGACTCAATGGCTTCTCCGTCCAGCTCATGAACAAAGTGTTTGGCCGGACCCCGGCTGAGATTGAG CTCTCTCTGGTCAAGATCCGAGAGGAACTGGCGGACCCGCGGGTGCATGCTTACATGCCCGTGTTCGTGGTGTGGGGGAGAAAGCCGTTTGTGGGAGAGCAATCAAATACCATGATGACCTag
- a CDS encoding peptidase family m28 domain-containing protein yields the protein MLKSICTSSLLLSASFFAACSASQDAQIHLTASTKHHQVDPAILAALEKHPDPVDAFVSLHPEAAEALAQPRLLHVFGEPSAQWLTEGDKLRLKRKGKKFTDITDHEDFYKEQVHALAGEAHLPKLSHQRLVKSLLPRVSTEKMHDVLEHMTGYYTRYFGSVTGEESSQWLYNHIAEIIKNAPFHTHISLEFFTHPFPQSSIIARFEPKVRNFSLPLTILGAHQDSMNYLFPLLPSPGADDDCSGTVSILEAFRVLAESGFIPVNGPVEFHWYAAEEGGLLGSQAVARYKKESGARIGAMMEFDMTAFIAKNATESIGFIETEADAPLTSWAADLAKEYISIPANVFTLPSGAGSDYMSYTQLGYPAAFASEGNPSVGDYDPYIHTEKDTMHVDDDAGVFSLEHMARFSELAIAFVIEQAGWDNKWR from the exons ATGCTGAAGTCAATCTGCACGAGCTCGCTGCTCTTGAGCGCGAGCTTCTTCGCCGCTTGTTCCGCGTCCCAAGACGCGCAAATCCATCTCACCGCTTCAaccaagcatcatcaagtTGATCCAGCTATTCTCGCTGCTTTGGAGAAGCACCCAGATCCTGTTGACGCGTTCGTTTCGCTTCATcctgaggctgctgaagcGCTGGCTCAACCACGCCTCCTTCACGTGTTTGGAGAGCCAAGCGCTCAATGGTTAACAGAGGGTGACAAACTGCGCCTCAAGCGCAAGGGCAAGAAGTTTACCGATATTACTGACCACGAAGACTTTTACAAAGAGCAAGTTCATGCGCTCGCCGGTGAAGCCC ACTTGCCCAAACTTTCTCACCAGCGCCTGGTCAAGTCATTGCTGCCCCGGGTATCTACTGAGAAGATGCACGATGTTCTTGAACATATGACAGGCTATTATACGCGATACTTTGGTAGTGTCACTGGCGAGGAAAGTTCACAATGGCTTTATAACCACATCGCCGAG ATCATCAAGAATGCACCATTCCACACCCACATCTCTCTCGAGTTTTTTACTCACCCTTTCCCTCAATCATCCATCATTGCTCGTTTTGAGCCCAAAGTGCGAAATTTCTCACTGCCACTGACCATCCTCGGCGCGCACCAGGACTCTATGAATTATCTGTTCCCGCTACTCCCCTCGCCAGGcgccgacgacgactgcTCTGGCACGGTGAGCATCCTCGAAGCTTTCCGCGTTCTGGCAGAGAGCGGGTTCATCCCGGTTAATGGGCCTGTTGAATTCCACTGGTATGCTGCCGAGGAGGGCGGGCTCTTGGGTAGCCAGGCCGTTGCGAGATACAAGAAAGAGTCTGGGGCTCGGATTGGTGCCATGATGGAGTTT GACATGACTGCATTTATTGCCAAAAACGCGACAGAATCCATCGGATTCATCGAGACTGAAGCAGACGCCCCGCTAACAAGCTGGGCCGCAGACTTGGCTAAGGAGTATATTTCCATCCCTGCCAACGTCTTTACGCTGCCTAG CGGTGCTGGTTCGGATTATATGTCGTATACGCAGCTCGGATATCCTGCTGCTTTTGCGTCTGAGGGCAACCCTTCGGTCGGCGACTATGATCCTTATATTCATACGGAAAAGGACACAATGcacgttgatgatgatgctggagtTTTCTCCCTTGAG CACATGGCTCGATTCTCTGAGCTTGCCATTGCCTTTGTCATTGAGCAGGCTGGCTGGGATAACAAGTGGAGGTAA
- a CDS encoding nmrA-like family domain-containing protein — protein MALRVAVAGATGDLGVPIVNALLAAGYRVTALTREGSNNASKLPTNSNLSITEVDYSSVQSLTAALRDHTVVVSTLTSTFVDDQNPLIDGAIAAGVTRFIPSEFGSDVTHPKRNALPVFEGKVKTHEYLKIAAAQNLGFTYTVICTGAFLDWGLHGFLINVPAHTATIYNGGNIPCSATNLDTIGKAIVGVIQHLPETTNRPVYIQDTVFTQNQLIQYAQEKDGIPWKLTHKSTEKMYADSMAEVAKGNNDWLVLQDFVFSACFGEGYGSDISHLLDNELLGVKGLTDAEVRALVESLL, from the coding sequence atGGCTTTAAGAGTTGCGGTAGCTGGTGCTACTGGAGATTTAGGAGTTCCCATTGTAAATGCTCTCCTGGCGGCAGGCTACCGTGTGACAGCCCTTACACGGGAGGGCAGCAATAACGCCTCAAAACTCCCAACCAATTCAAATTTATCCATCACTGAAGTTGACTACTCCTCAGTGCAATCTCTGACAGCTGCTCTCAGAGACCATACAGTCGTCGTCTCTACTCTTACCTCTACATTCGTTGACGACCAAAATCCTCTCATCGATGGTGCGATTGCTGCTGGGGTTACAAGATTCATTCCTTCAGAATTTGGCAGCGATGTCACTCATCCTAAACGCAACGCATTACCTGTGTTTGAAGGCAAGGTTAAGACGCACGAGTATCTCAAGATTGCTGCAGCTCAGAATCTGGGCTTCACTTACACGGTGATATGCACCGGAGCCTTCTTGGACTGGGGTCTTCATGGCTTCCTGATAAATGTTCCTGCACATACTGCCACTATTTACAATGGTGGCAACATCCCATGTTCGGCTACCAATCTCGATACGATTGGCAAAGCCATCGTCGGAGTTATTCAGCACCTTCCTGAGACAACTAACCGTCCGGTCTATATTCAGGATACTGTCTTTACACAAAACCAATTAATTCAGTACGCTCAAGAGAAGGACGGTATTCCATGGAAGCTCACGCATAAATCTACTGAGAAAATGTATGCCGATTCTATGGCGGAAGTGGCAAAGGGAAACAACGATTGGTTGGTCCTGCAGGACTTTGTTTTTAGCGCTTGTTTTGGAGAGGGATATGGTAGTGATATCTCCCATCTCTTAGATAATGAGCTTCTAGGAGTGAAGGGATTGACAGATGCTGAGGTTAGAGCACTTGTTGAGAGCCTGTTGTAA
- a CDS encoding zinc-binding dehydrogenase domain-containing protein, with translation MTAQIPSVQTAALIKNPGSNARIEIRHDYPVPQPGKNEVLLKMECSGICYSDIYVYTGNNPHYDEVPCHEGIGQVVQLGPDVADTLLGQRVGLGWIYSVCGHCYNCKYVVANADYLMPIPDELSSFHAAPFLCGGITMVGALSLSDDALADGDTLVISGSGGGLGHLGLQLASNMKSHKRLNIIAIDTGSTKQKLSLELGANAFIDFKTEDVIKRVMELTNGKGADVAIVVPAATEAFDQALKYLKFTGTMVCAGITRMDYRLPISPTDLEYRGLVIKACHVGSEKQLKDLLISAGKKEVVPKVEVFEFSKTGELFERVKRGDIVGRFVVQIPQ, from the exons ATGACCGCGCAAATCCCTAGCGTCCAAACAGCAGCTCTTATCAAGAATCCTGGTTCAAATGCACGGATAGAGATCCGCCATGATTATCCTGTTCCGCAGCCTGGGAAAAATGAAGTCTTACTGAAGATGGAATGCTCAGGAATCTG CTACTCAGATATTTACGTATATACGGGAAACAACCCCCATTACGATGAAGTTCCCTGTCATGAGGGAATCGGCCAAGTTGTGCAGCTCGGTCCCGACGTTGCGGATACCCTTCTCGGTCAGAGAGTTGGCCTTGGGTGGATTTACAGTGTGTGCGGCCACTGTTACAATTGCAAA TATGTTGTCGCAAATGCGGATTACTTGATGCCAATTCCAGATGAATTATCATCGTTCCATGCCGCCCCGTTTCTCTGCGGCGGCATTACCATGGTCGGGGCCTTATCCTTATCTGACGATGCTCTTGCGGATGGTGACACTTTGGTTATCTCTGGATCAGGAGGCGGTTTAGGGCACTTGGGACTTCAACTTGCCTCTAACATGAAGAGCCACAAGCGTTTAAACATCATCGCAATCGACACCGGATCGACCAAGCAAAAACTAAGTCTCGAACTTGGAGCAAACGCTTTTATCGACTTCAAGACAGAGGATGTTATCAAAAGGGTGATGGAATTGACAAATGGTAAAGGTGCCGACGTGGCTATAGTTGTCCCAGCAGCAACTGAAGCCTTTGATCAGGCACTGAAGTATCTAAAATTTACAGGAACGATGGTCTGTGCTGGTATTACCAGAATGGATTATCGTCTCCCCATTTCTCCTACTGATCTTGAATATAGAG GTTTGGTTATTAAAGCCTGTCATGTAGGGTCTGAAAAACAGCTCAAAGATTTGCTCATCTCAGCTGGCAAGAAAGAAGTGGTTCCGAAAGTTGAAGTCTTCGAGTTTTCGAAAACTGGAGAGCTATTCGAACGAGTGAAGCGCGGTGATATTGTCGGTCGCTTCGTTGTCCAAATACCTCAGTAA